One stretch of Zootoca vivipara chromosome 8, rZooViv1.1, whole genome shotgun sequence DNA includes these proteins:
- the PURA gene encoding transcriptional activator protein Pur-alpha, which yields MADRDSGSEQGGGGGAPGPGGGGGGSGPGGGVGLQHETQELASKRVDIQNKRFYLDVKQNAKGRFLKIAEVGAGGSKSRLTLSMSVAVEFRDYLGDFIEHYAQLGPSQPPELAQAADEPRRALKSEFLVRENRKYYMDLKENQRGRFLRIRQTVNRGPGLGSTQGQTIALPAQGLIEFRDALAKLIDDYGVEEEPAELPEGTSLTVDNKRFFFDVGSNKYGVFMRVSEVKPTYRNSITVPYKVWAKFGHTFCKYSDEMKKIQEKQRDKRAAAAAAASSPSSGGAEQPPEAEGGSSSSSVAAAAAGPPGALLQAEEPEED from the coding sequence ATGGCGGACAGAGACAGCGGCAGCGAAcagggtggcggcggcggggctcCGGGCCCGggcggcggtggtggcggcagcgggcccGGCGGCGGTGTGGGCCTTCAGCACGAGACGCAGGAGCTGGCCTCCAAGCGGGTGGACATCCAGAACAAGCGCTTCTACCTGGACGTGAAGCAGAACGCGAAGGGCCGCTTCCTGAAGATCGCGGAGGTGGGCGCCGGGGGCAGCAAGAGCCGCCTGACGCTCTCCATGTCGGTGGCCGTGGAGTTCCGCGACTACCTGGGCGACTTCATCGAGCACTACGCGCAGCTGGGCCCCAGCCAGCCGCCGGAGCTGGCGCAGGCCGCGGACGAGCCGCGGAGGGCCCTCAAGAGCGAGTTCCTGGTGCGCGAGAACCGCAAGTACTACATGGATCTGAAGGAGAACCAGCGCGGGCGGTTCCTGCGCATCCGGCAGACGGTCAACCGCGGGCCGGGCCTGGGCTCCACGCAGGGGCAGACCATCGCGCTGCCGGCGCAGGGGCTCATCGAGTTCCGCGACGCCCTAGCCAAGCTCATCGACGACTACGGCGTGGAGGAGGAGCCGGCCGAGCTGCCCGAGGGCACCTCCTTGACGGTGGACAACAAGCGCTTCTTCTTCGACGTGGGCTCCAACAAGTACGGCGTCTTCATGCGGGTGAGCGAGGTCAAGCCTACCTACCGCAACTCCATCACCGTCCCCTACAAGGTGTGGGCCAAGTTCGGGCACACCTTCTGCAAGTACTCGGACGAGATGAAGAAGATCCAGGAGAAGCAGAGGGACAAGCGGGCGGCAGCCGCCGCCGCGGCCTCCTCGCCCTCCTCCGGGGGAGCAGAGCAGCCGCCCGAGGCCgaggggggcagcagcagcagcagcgtcgccgccgccgccgccggcccgCCGGGAGCCTTGCTGCAGGCCGAGGAGCCGGAGGAGGATTGA